In Oreochromis niloticus isolate F11D_XX linkage group LG18, O_niloticus_UMD_NMBU, whole genome shotgun sequence, one genomic interval encodes:
- the LOC100692912 gene encoding myocilin → MWLQVSLFSLSCLLLSIQTQAQDRASLHRSNDPSGRCHYTFTVASPQESSCPGSNSEMDRVLSRLTLLEALVSRLLAGADEGTMTGVGAKREEGLQEAYSQVTGERSQLQQDKERLNRQIQELQRRLAELSQEAESLRQKPCQQTLTSLDTQHENRPANDHGYDFGNSGYQEMKAEVTEISASHLFHEGSHNFTGCGELVSVGDPVSHRKAESITGKYGVWLRDPEPQGPQYTNNTVWRIDAVGRDVRHLFAYEDMDQFSRGLPMKVLVLPEPVESTGATVYRGSLYYQRRLSRTLIRYDLASEYLASRMDLPQAGFHGQHPYSWGGYTDIDLAVDEQGLWAIYSTSKARGAIVISQLNPESLEVKKTWETNIKKNSVANAFMVCGRLYTVASYTVPNTTLNFVFDTATGVGQAVSVPFKNKYSYNSMVDYNHAERKLYAWDNFHMVTYDIRLGRASHGRS, encoded by the exons ATGTGGCTCCAAGTGTCCCTCTTCAGTTTGTCCTGCTTACTTCTGTCAATCCAAACCCAGGCTCAAGATCGAGCCTCCCTCCACCGCTCCAATGACCCCTCTGGACGTTGCCATTACACCTTTACTGTGGCCAGTCCACAAGAGTCCAGCTGCCCTGGAAGCAACAGCGAGATGGATAGAGTCTTGTCCAGGCTCACCCTGCTCGAAGCTTTGGTCAGCCGTCTCCTAGCAGGAGCAGACGAAGGCACCATGACTGGGGTTGGAGCTAAAAGAGAAGAAGGTCTCCAGGAAGCTTATTCCCAGGTTACAGGGGAAAGAAGCCAGCTGCAGCAGGATAAGGAGCGTCTAAACAGGCAGATCCAGGAGCTGCAGAGGAGGTTGGCTGAGCTGAGCCAGGAGGCAGAAAGCCTCAGGCAGAAACCCTGCCAGCAGACGCTCACCTCATTGGACACTCAGCATGAAAACAGACCAGCCAATG ATCACGGATATGACTTTGGGAATAGTGGATATCAGGAGATGAAAGCTGAAGTGACAGAGATCTCTGCATCCCACCTCTTCCATGAAGGAAGTCACAACTTCACAG gTTGTGGAGAGTTAGTGTCAGTGGGAGATCCTGTGTCACACAGGAAAGCTGAGAGTATCACAGGGAAGTATGGTGTGTGGCTGCGGGATCCAGAGCCTCAAGGCCCTCAGTACACCAACAACACTGTGTGGCGTATTGATGCAGTGGGTAGAGATGTGCGTCACCTCTTTGCATACGAAGACATGGATCAGTTCTCCCGAGGTCTCCCAATGAAGGTGCTGGTTTTGCCAGAGCCTGTGGAGAGCACAGGGGCAACTGTGTACCGAGGCTCCCTTTACTATCAGCGAAGACTCAGTCGGACACTGATTCGCTACGACCTGGCTTCTGAATATCTGGCATCCCGCATGGACCTGCCTCAGGCCGGCTTCCATGGCCAGCACCCTTATTCCTGGGGGGGCTACACTGACATTGACCTAGCAGTGGATGAACAGGGTCTGTGGGCCATCTACAGTACAAGTAAAGCAAGGGGTGCAATTGTAATTTCGCAGCTGAACCCCGAGAGCTTGGAGGTGAAGAAGACCTGGGAGACTAATATTAAGAAGAACTCAGTGGCTAACGCTTTCATGGTGTGTGGACGTTTGTACACAGTGGCTAGCTACACTGTTCCCAACACCACCCTCAACTTTGTGTTTGATACAGCCACTGGTGTGGGACAAGCTGTCTCAGTGCCCTTCAAAAACAAGTACAGTTACAACAGCATGGTGGACTACAACCACGCTGAGAGGAAGCTGTATGCCTGGGACAACTTCCACATGGTCACCTATGACATCAGACTGGGCAGGGCCAGCCATGGCAGGAGCTAG
- the LOC100692642 gene encoding phospholipid phosphatase 6, giving the protein MSSPGSRRNSYRGAACGSRATFEYQVRRRSSSCSYFASGAQTGNFSVRLSQPIFTVTLRFLLAIDLWLSKRLGVCACEGSAWGGIRPLVRLVEFSGHVIPWLIGTVYTLLRGRSVEEQEIMLNLALALILDLLFVRLVKTLVRRRMPAQNRSEILSTFFVERYSFPSGHASRAAMCARFFLAQLVDTDSMRLLVVGWAALVSLSRLLLARHYVTDVGFGLAMGYCQYSLVERLWVTWNWLQDALLIGLGERLNRAYDGLWMIDGKH; this is encoded by the exons ATGTCCTCACCAGGGTCCAGGCGGAATAGTTACCGTGGAGCTGCGTGTGGAAGCCGGGCAACGTTTGAATACCAAGTCCGTCGCCGGAGCTCCAGCTGTTCTTACTTTGCCTCTGGAGCGCAAACCGGAAACTTTTCTGTCAGACTGAGCCAGCCGATATTTACTGTAACGCTCCGGTTTTTGCTGGCGATAGATCTATGGCTGTCCAAACGGCTCGGAGTGTGCGCCTGTGAGGGGTCTGCATGGGGCGGCATACGGCCCTTGGTCCGGCTGGTCGAGTTCTCCGGTCATGTCATCCCGTGGCTCATCGGCACCGTGTACACTCTTCTCCGTGGACGAAGTGTGGAGGAGCAAGAGATCATGCTGAATTTGGCATTGG CTCTGATTTTGGATTTGCTGTTTGTCAGACTTGTGAAGACTCTGGTCAGACGTCGCATGCCCGCCCAGAACCGCTCGGAGATCCTCTCCACCTTCTTCGTGGAGCGTTATTCCTTTCCCTCCGGTCACGCTTCACGGGCGGCCATGTGCGCCCGGTTCTTCCTCGCCCAGCTGGTGGACACAGACTCCATGCGGCTCCTGGtggtggggtgggctgctttgGTGAGCCTGTCCCGACTGCTGCTTGCAAGACACTATGTGACAGATGTGGGCTTTGGCTTGGCCATGGGCTACTGCCAGTACAGCCTGGTGGAAAGACTGTGGGTGACTTGGAACTGGTTGCAGGACGCGCTGCTCATTGGCCTGGGAGAGAGGCTGAACAGGGCTTACGATGGACTCTGGATGATAGATGGGAAACATTAG